A stretch of Solanum stenotomum isolate F172 unplaced genomic scaffold, ASM1918654v1 scaffold5749, whole genome shotgun sequence DNA encodes these proteins:
- the LOC125852805 gene encoding cationic peroxidase 1-like has protein sequence MASRSFLFIYVLVMFSLAGMAFSDLFDDFYHHICPKALPTIKRVVEDAVRKERRMGASLLRLHFHDCFVNGCDASILLDQTSTINSEKTSRANNNSARGFEVIDKIKSEVDKVCGRPVVSCADILAVAARDSVVALHGPSWKVKLGRRDSTTASRTAANDNIPTPFMDLAALIKNFKKQGLDEEDLVALSGSHTLGFAQCFTFRNRIYNETNIDPTFRRQRQANCPRSGGDSNLAPLDPTPALFDSKYFSDLRSKKGLLHSDQALFSGGKTDDLVEKYSKNLGMFSKDFAESMIKMGDIKPLTGKRGQIRVNCRKVN, from the exons atggctTCTCGTAGCTTTCTCTTTATTTATGTGTTAGTCATGTTTTCTCTAGCAGGCATGGCGTTTTCGGACTTGTTCGATGATTTCTACCACCATATTTGTCCCAAAGCTTTACCAACCATTAAACGGGTTGTTGAGGATGCAGTCAGAAAAGAGAGACGAATGGGTGCTTCTTTGCTACGTTTACATTTTCATGATTGTTTCGTTAAT GGTTGTGATGCTTCGATTCTTCTTGATCAAACTTCTACTATTAATAGTGAAAAGACTTCTCGTGCTAATAACAATTCAGCTAGAGGATTTGAGGtgattgataaaattaaatcagAGGTTGATAAAGTTTGTGGACGTCCAGTTGTATCTTGTGCTGACATCTTAGCTGTTGCAGCTCGTGACTCTGTAGTTGCT CTACATGGACCAAGTTGGAAAGTGAAACTCGGAAGAAGAGACTCGACTACAGCAAGTAGAACCGCGGCGAACGACAATATTCCGACTCCGTTTATGGACTTAGCTGCACTTATCAAAAACTTCAAGAAGCAAGGTTTGGATGAGGAAGACCTCGTTGCTCTCTCCGGTTCCCATACACTAGGGTTTGCTCAATGTTTCACCTTCAGGAATCGCATTTACAATGAGACTAACATTGATCCCACCTTTAGAAGACAACGCCAAGCAAATTGTCCACGTAGTGGAGGTGATTCCAATCTTGCTCCACTTGATCCAACACCAGCTCTTTTCGACTCAAAATATTTTAGTGACTTAAGGTCCAAGAAAGGGCTTTTACATTCTGATCAAGCACTATTTAGTGGAGGAAAGACCGATGATCTTGTTGAGAAATATAGTAAAAACTTAGGAATGTTTTCGAAAGATTTTGCTGAGTCTATGATTAAGATGGGTGATATCAAGCCATTGACCGGAAAGCGAGGCCAGATTCGTGTCAACTGCAGGAAGGTGAACTAA